A region from the Melioribacter roseus P3M-2 genome encodes:
- a CDS encoding WecB/TagA/CpsF family glycosyltransferase: MKLFIGKKSINLITREEDFLRIISGGCKEQIITYVNQNTVNLFHENEEYLKTISNEFLCVLDGAGLWLSALFKNVRCERISFTDALIKFFEVLIEKRMQLYYVGGSYNIGTLQKKIYPINITGYANGYCKRYDWRLKLEELSRADVIMVGMGQPRQEYIALEIKSLIKNKIIICCGAFMDYYTGTVRRAPLIMQRYGLEWLYRIYDNPRLYGKRYLVGIPKFLLKMKDLNYVK, translated from the coding sequence ATGAAATTATTCATAGGGAAAAAGTCGATTAACTTGATAACTCGGGAGGAAGACTTCTTGAGAATTATAAGCGGGGGCTGTAAAGAACAGATTATTACATATGTAAATCAAAATACGGTTAACCTTTTCCACGAGAATGAAGAATATCTTAAGACCATATCGAATGAATTCCTTTGTGTCTTGGACGGCGCCGGCTTATGGTTGTCCGCATTATTTAAAAATGTACGCTGCGAGAGAATATCGTTTACAGACGCGCTCATTAAATTCTTCGAAGTCCTTATTGAAAAGAGAATGCAATTATACTATGTCGGGGGAAGTTATAATATCGGAACGCTGCAAAAAAAGATTTACCCGATAAATATAACTGGCTATGCAAACGGCTATTGCAAAAGGTACGACTGGAGGTTAAAATTAGAAGAATTAAGCAGGGCGGACGTAATAATGGTTGGAATGGGCCAGCCACGGCAGGAATATATTGCGCTTGAAATAAAAAGCCTGATTAAAAATAAAATTATTATTTGCTGCGGCGCATTTATGGATTATTATACCGGAACCGTCAGGAGGGCTCCATTAATTATGCAAAGATACGGTCTGGAATGGCTCTATAGAATTTATGACAATCCTCGATTATACGGAAAAAGATATTTGGTCGGCATTCCCAAATTCCTCTTGAAAATGAAAGACTTGAATTATGTAAAGTAA
- a CDS encoding C25 family cysteine peptidase, translated as MKHSLSILSMFVLVTCNIFPQMNYNYYDTTIAYSDNDLSTLIDESKPGAPSLKYVTVFMPLNSPGETISDIDVRILESEEVERFMINPLIAQQNDSVISYRSSERVYDEYITGTDVYPVSLAKYLGNISLSGKYYAAMQVCMRQYEWKKNAVKIFNKIRLKIRTTMQTSVERAPSIKDNNWRRRWGNYLKFKIDREGIYRISHKNLINIGVKETTIRSDKIQIYNYGVPVPVYIADQNDDVFDEGDYIEFYSDINKNFEDYKKIVNEGEDYIDYMNRYSDTTIVWLSLNSEDIMRIKPVSIDSSEIADTIDYSLRKMHYEEDNILWYYDAVEPRTQLPFWQEHKVWTWRALGNDSKFSLNLALNDIIPEKGIKAEARLISNSADVNAGAHRAYISFNDTEYGDTVTYDLRQTVNLPANFNRIERPDNKLSVCALPSRASFHQFLLDWIDVEYYSRNNIKGSDKIIVDKETVGGVKAIMFYSESDTANFIAYKIHPEYSKMEIIKKGEGINYFLDSASKRNAYFITDREEIQKPAFCGERKFEDLSERSPADYIIITQENLIESALEYSSFLMDNYDISVKVFLIEEIYDLYSFGYPFPEAVKEFLQDYYYANINAPPEFLLLIGDANYDYKDNFKPLTPVKRINMVPSYGFPVSDNWFVIWNDSIPIPQMAVGRIPAVNNEQVRFYLEKHRRYLQKPYDDWNKSFIFFSGGDPSKPEQLEMLKNANDKIFRSFTDAPPLEGRGVHFYKTSKPISNFSNLPPDSVEKAIQEGAVAISYIGHSGAQTWDNGILNVNDLMNNYENRNPLITDFGCSTGKFAEPDIVSFAEEFINNNKNGQAIAYLANSSWGYLSTSLNFPPLFYDYFLCDTLNSIGKIFIDAKKRLIERSGLNDVVKVFCYCSHLFGDPIIKIRLPEKPELVTKSESFSFPEGIIKDNRKSIAVNLEYYNYGKSIEDSYSVKIEHSYSGKTDTIIFRRANYKYRNYARLELNIENHPGEHLLKCALDCNNEIDEYYDSNNEERTKFYVHSSDIRILSGNRLYSGYRDTLVFLNPPFTEDGKMEIELADEQGFSNAERFFINFGKTLTTFYLPVQYKNKRTWLRFRRDKDTLWSESYSFAPYVYDWVFAEPLDSDDAKIHGLTYDYESNAWTFVNKEKP; from the coding sequence ATGAAACATTCTTTATCCATCCTGTCGATGTTTGTATTGGTTACCTGCAATATTTTCCCACAAATGAATTATAATTATTACGACACAACAATTGCTTATTCCGATAATGATTTATCGACTCTAATTGACGAATCGAAACCGGGCGCTCCTTCGTTGAAATACGTTACTGTTTTTATGCCGCTTAATAGTCCCGGCGAAACGATATCGGATATTGACGTTCGGATATTGGAGTCCGAAGAAGTCGAGCGTTTTATGATTAATCCGTTAATCGCTCAACAAAATGACAGCGTAATTTCTTATCGAAGCTCGGAGCGCGTCTATGACGAATATATTACGGGAACCGACGTTTATCCCGTGTCGTTAGCAAAGTATCTGGGCAATATATCGCTCTCCGGGAAATATTATGCGGCTATGCAGGTATGTATGCGCCAGTACGAATGGAAAAAAAACGCAGTCAAAATTTTTAATAAAATTAGGCTCAAGATTAGAACTACTATGCAAACGTCGGTCGAGAGGGCGCCTTCTATCAAAGATAATAATTGGCGCCGCCGCTGGGGCAATTATCTGAAATTTAAAATTGACCGGGAGGGAATCTACAGAATAAGTCACAAAAACTTGATAAATATCGGCGTAAAAGAAACAACGATACGGTCGGATAAAATTCAGATTTATAATTACGGCGTTCCGGTTCCTGTTTATATAGCCGATCAGAACGACGACGTCTTTGACGAAGGGGATTATATCGAATTTTATTCGGATATAAATAAAAACTTTGAAGATTACAAAAAGATAGTTAATGAAGGAGAAGATTATATCGATTATATGAACAGGTACAGTGATACTACGATTGTATGGTTGTCCTTAAATTCAGAGGATATTATGAGAATTAAACCCGTTAGTATCGACTCAAGTGAAATTGCAGATACAATCGATTATTCGCTGAGAAAAATGCATTACGAAGAAGATAATATCCTCTGGTATTACGACGCGGTAGAGCCAAGAACGCAATTGCCTTTCTGGCAGGAGCATAAAGTATGGACGTGGAGAGCGCTGGGAAACGACAGTAAATTCAGTTTGAATCTCGCACTGAACGATATAATTCCGGAAAAAGGCATTAAAGCCGAAGCTCGGCTTATAAGCAATTCCGCCGATGTGAACGCCGGCGCGCATCGGGCATATATATCTTTTAATGACACGGAATACGGCGATACTGTAACTTACGATCTAAGGCAAACTGTTAATTTGCCGGCGAATTTTAATCGTATTGAAAGACCCGATAATAAACTTTCAGTTTGCGCTTTGCCTTCGAGAGCTTCATTCCATCAATTCCTGCTTGACTGGATTGACGTCGAATATTATTCGCGGAATAATATAAAAGGTTCCGATAAAATAATTGTTGATAAAGAAACAGTCGGAGGCGTCAAGGCAATTATGTTTTATTCCGAATCCGACACAGCTAATTTTATAGCGTATAAAATCCATCCGGAATACTCTAAGATGGAAATAATAAAAAAAGGAGAGGGGATTAATTATTTTCTCGATTCAGCCTCAAAGCGGAACGCTTATTTTATAACTGATCGTGAGGAAATACAAAAGCCGGCTTTTTGCGGCGAACGAAAATTCGAAGATTTATCGGAGCGGTCGCCGGCGGATTATATTATTATTACTCAAGAAAATTTAATCGAATCGGCGCTAGAATACAGCTCGTTTTTAATGGATAACTATGATATTAGCGTAAAAGTATTTTTGATAGAAGAAATTTACGACCTGTATTCGTTCGGTTATCCTTTCCCCGAAGCGGTAAAAGAATTTTTGCAAGATTATTATTACGCTAATATTAACGCCCCGCCGGAATTTTTGTTGCTTATAGGCGACGCTAATTATGATTATAAAGATAATTTTAAGCCTCTCACGCCGGTAAAAAGAATAAATATGGTCCCATCATACGGTTTTCCTGTAAGCGATAATTGGTTCGTTATCTGGAACGATTCCATCCCGATTCCTCAAATGGCTGTTGGCAGAATTCCCGCCGTTAATAACGAGCAGGTACGTTTCTATCTTGAAAAACATCGTAGATACTTGCAAAAGCCGTATGACGATTGGAACAAGAGTTTTATATTCTTCAGCGGCGGCGATCCTTCTAAGCCTGAACAGTTAGAAATGCTGAAAAATGCAAACGATAAAATATTTCGAAGTTTTACAGACGCCCCGCCTTTGGAAGGCAGGGGAGTTCATTTTTATAAAACGTCAAAACCAATATCAAATTTTAGTAATTTACCGCCTGACTCCGTTGAAAAAGCGATTCAAGAAGGGGCGGTGGCAATCTCTTATATCGGTCACAGCGGCGCTCAGACGTGGGACAACGGGATTTTAAACGTCAACGACTTGATGAATAACTACGAAAACCGGAATCCGCTGATAACCGATTTCGGTTGCTCTACAGGGAAATTTGCCGAGCCCGATATTGTGTCGTTCGCGGAGGAATTCATCAATAATAATAAAAACGGGCAGGCGATTGCATATCTCGCAAATTCGAGCTGGGGATATCTTTCTACGTCATTGAATTTTCCGCCTCTTTTCTACGATTACTTTTTATGCGATACATTGAATTCTATCGGTAAAATATTCATCGACGCCAAAAAAAGATTGATTGAAAGAAGCGGGCTGAATGACGTTGTGAAAGTGTTTTGCTACTGCAGTCATTTATTCGGGGATCCGATAATTAAAATCCGATTGCCCGAAAAGCCCGAGCTCGTAACCAAGTCAGAATCTTTTTCGTTTCCCGAAGGGATAATAAAGGACAATCGAAAAAGTATAGCCGTTAATTTGGAATATTACAATTACGGAAAAAGTATAGAAGATTCGTATTCCGTAAAGATAGAACATAGCTACAGTGGTAAAACAGACACAATAATTTTCAGGCGCGCAAATTATAAATACAGAAATTATGCGCGCCTGGAGCTTAATATCGAAAATCATCCCGGAGAGCATCTTTTGAAGTGCGCGCTGGATTGTAACAACGAAATAGATGAATATTACGATTCGAATAACGAAGAACGGACAAAGTTTTATGTGCACTCGTCCGATATAAGAATTCTATCTGGAAATCGATTGTATTCCGGCTATAGAGATACGCTTGTATTTTTGAACCCTCCTTTTACCGAGGATGGAAAGATGGAGATCGAATTGGCAGACGAGCAAGGTTTTTCGAATGCGGAGCGATTTTTTATAAACTTTGGCAAAACTCTTACAACATTTTACTTGCCGGTTCAGTATAAAAACAAACGTACATGGCTCCGCTTTAGAAGAGACAAAGACACGCTCTGGTCGGAATCTTATTCATTTGCGCCTTATGTATACGATTGGGTGTTTGCCGAGCCTCTCGATTCGGATGACGCCAAAATTCATGGATTGACATACGATTACGAATCTAATGCTTGGACGTTTGT